A part of Melioribacteraceae bacterium genomic DNA contains:
- a CDS encoding glycine cleavage T C-terminal barrel domain-containing protein: MFIENYTVNSMIDQILKKFPHASLSGSDVNLFSGIEEEYNALKYGAGIRLAFGRSVVKLTGKDTLDFLHRVSTNDVKDLKPFYKHPTLFLNEKGRFIDRTVLLNLDSHFILIGENDSGRLNNWLTKYIIMEEIQTADLSKQNVIFDLIGPQSESYLTLILGDEIKSLNGENILNPSVDGFNFFLFSMHEPGGLKYYRILISSDQAPNFFDYLLENKSVFDVAPVGSSAYDIFRVESGIPAYPNEINDQFNPHENSLIGEVNFKKGCYIGQEVIARLDTYDKVSRVMTGFVFDQPFENPLPASIFDVSGEEIGLVTSVVGSIQIGKKIGLGFLKKKFIGSDNEIYLKAGSQKINLSVSGIPFKK; this comes from the coding sequence ATGTTTATTGAGAATTACACAGTAAATTCAATGATCGATCAAATTCTAAAAAAATTTCCGCATGCCTCTTTGTCGGGATCTGATGTAAATCTGTTTAGCGGTATTGAGGAGGAATATAATGCCCTTAAGTACGGAGCGGGTATCCGTCTGGCATTCGGTAGGTCCGTTGTAAAACTGACGGGAAAGGATACGCTCGACTTTCTGCACCGAGTCTCTACAAACGATGTTAAGGATTTGAAACCTTTTTATAAACACCCTACACTTTTTCTTAATGAAAAAGGAAGGTTTATTGATAGAACTGTATTGCTGAATCTTGATTCTCACTTTATTCTTATCGGCGAAAATGATTCAGGTCGCCTGAATAACTGGCTGACTAAATATATTATAATGGAGGAGATTCAAACTGCCGATCTCTCAAAACAGAATGTTATATTCGATCTTATCGGTCCGCAGTCTGAATCTTATCTTACATTAATTCTCGGTGATGAAATTAAATCCTTGAACGGGGAGAACATCTTAAATCCGTCGGTTGACGGTTTTAACTTTTTCCTCTTTTCGATGCATGAACCGGGCGGGTTGAAGTATTACCGCATACTGATATCAAGCGATCAGGCCCCCAACTTTTTCGATTATCTGTTAGAGAATAAAAGCGTATTCGATGTCGCTCCTGTCGGTTCCTCGGCTTACGATATTTTCCGTGTGGAGTCCGGTATCCCGGCCTATCCTAACGAAATAAACGATCAGTTTAATCCTCACGAAAATTCACTTATCGGTGAGGTCAATTTCAAAAAGGGCTGCTATATCGGTCAGGAGGTTATTGCCCGTCTCGATACCTACGATAAAGTATCCAGGGTTATGACGGGGTTTGTTTTTGATCAGCCGTTCGAAAACCCATTGCCCGCTTCAATCTTCGACGTCAGCGGAGAGGAGATCGGGCTTGTTACGAGCGTTGTCGGCTCTATTCAGATCGGTAAAAAGATCGGCCTCGGTTTTCTCAAGAAAAAATTTATCGGCTCGGATAATGAAATCTATCTAAAAGCCGGTTCGCAAAAAATTAATTTGTCGGTCTCCGGAATACCGTTTAAGAAATGA
- a CDS encoding tetratricopeptide repeat protein, whose translation MKRALISLSIIGMVLSITAFQCASAELTGAKLYINQKQYEKAKESLMKEVTKNPASDEGWYLLGSIHGEEGNINEMLDAFGKSLKSSKKFQKEINDSRQYYWATSFNKGVIFFNNATKATQEDSVKIFFDKAISEFNNAILCEPDSAVSYQNLAYAYLNQNKIDDAIVPLETLTKLGTSAEAFAMLGQIYTENGNTLMDKYKESKVASDSVKAYEWFDKAISTLQNGKTKFPDDGEILLRLSNAYIAANKLDVAMTAFREGIEKEPNNQYYHYNYGVLLLNADEYEKAEAEFKKAIELDPEYVNAIYNLGVVYVRQGTAMREKAEAEGKEDLSYQEKFRAAIPHMEKYLEFNPKEAVIWELLGKIYANLGMADKSKEAFEKADQYR comes from the coding sequence ATGAAAAGAGCACTAATTTCTTTAAGTATAATAGGTATGGTATTGAGTATCACTGCCTTTCAATGTGCTTCTGCCGAATTAACCGGTGCAAAATTGTATATCAATCAGAAACAATACGAAAAAGCTAAAGAATCCTTGATGAAAGAAGTGACCAAAAATCCTGCCAGCGACGAAGGATGGTATCTTCTAGGATCTATCCACGGCGAAGAGGGGAATATAAATGAAATGCTGGATGCTTTTGGTAAATCATTGAAATCAAGCAAAAAGTTCCAAAAGGAAATTAACGATTCCCGCCAGTACTACTGGGCTACAAGTTTTAACAAGGGAGTAATCTTCTTCAATAATGCTACAAAAGCAACTCAGGAGGATTCGGTTAAAATCTTCTTTGATAAAGCGATTTCAGAGTTCAACAATGCAATCCTATGCGAACCCGATTCTGCGGTTTCCTATCAGAATCTCGCCTATGCTTATCTTAATCAGAATAAAATAGACGACGCAATTGTTCCCCTTGAAACACTTACAAAACTTGGAACATCCGCAGAAGCGTTTGCCATGCTCGGTCAGATCTATACTGAAAACGGTAATACTCTTATGGATAAATACAAAGAAAGTAAAGTTGCTTCTGACAGTGTTAAAGCATATGAATGGTTTGATAAAGCCATTTCAACACTTCAAAACGGCAAAACAAAATTTCCTGACGACGGCGAAATCCTTCTAAGACTCTCCAATGCTTATATCGCAGCAAATAAACTTGATGTTGCTATGACAGCTTTTAGAGAAGGAATTGAGAAGGAGCCTAATAATCAGTATTACCATTACAACTACGGCGTTCTTCTGCTAAATGCAGATGAATACGAAAAAGCCGAAGCTGAATTCAAGAAAGCTATTGAACTCGATCCGGAATATGTTAATGCTATCTACAACCTTGGCGTTGTTTATGTCCGTCAGGGTACTGCTATGAGAGAAAAAGCTGAGGCAGAAGGTAAAGAGGATCTCTCTTATCAGGAAAAATTTAGGGCTGCGATTCCTCATATGGAAAAATACCTCGAATTCAATCCTAAGGAAGCTGTTATTTGGGAACTCCTCGGAAAAATTTATGCTAACCTCGGCATGGCTGATAAATCCAAGGAAGCTTTCGAAAAAGCCGATCAGTACAGATAA
- a CDS encoding DUF3467 domain-containing protein, translated as MNQNKENVQQQINIELGEKEAEGIYSNLAIITHSPAEFVIDFTRVVPGVPKARVLSRIITTPQHAKMLLRALKENIDKFESRFGEIKIDAQPAHQFGFINAQKPEPIN; from the coding sequence ATGAATCAGAATAAAGAGAATGTTCAGCAGCAGATTAATATTGAGCTTGGTGAAAAAGAAGCGGAGGGAATCTATTCGAACCTCGCAATAATTACCCACTCGCCGGCCGAATTCGTAATCGATTTCACTCGTGTGGTTCCCGGGGTTCCAAAAGCACGGGTACTCTCCCGCATTATAACTACTCCTCAGCATGCCAAGATGTTACTTAGAGCACTAAAGGAGAATATTGATAAATTTGAATCGCGGTTCGGCGAAATAAAGATCGATGCCCAGCCGGCCCATCAGTTCGGATTTATTAACGCGCAGAAACCCGAACCGATTAATTAA
- a CDS encoding FecR domain-containing protein produces the protein MINPKNILIVLGVFLLVGFSTEKMNPPSSDTPIALVKKIIKDVTYRTGSNQSDWEKAKVGLPLNDGGEVKTGSNSLALVLFTDGSGLLRVRENAILHIYGKSQNKKMDKNTFIDRGMVGFEVNKQAEDEEFKFTTPTVVASIRGTEGYIEFNDLDSTSTIFLNTGSALFQTLKGEEGTIVNGRTLTVKNDGTFSLSNSTAEDSVRFKSSIQTNPKQIILKTPDGDVKIEYLRNK, from the coding sequence ATGATAAATCCAAAAAATATTTTGATTGTGCTTGGAGTCTTTCTATTAGTCGGTTTCTCAACAGAAAAAATGAATCCGCCTTCATCCGATACTCCAATTGCTTTGGTTAAAAAAATAATTAAGGATGTTACATACCGGACAGGTTCCAATCAGTCCGATTGGGAAAAAGCCAAAGTAGGTCTCCCGTTGAACGACGGCGGCGAAGTAAAGACCGGGTCGAACTCCCTCGCGCTCGTCCTTTTTACCGATGGCTCAGGATTGCTGAGGGTTAGAGAGAATGCTATTCTTCATATCTACGGCAAATCTCAAAATAAAAAAATGGATAAGAATACTTTTATCGACAGGGGAATGGTCGGTTTTGAAGTTAACAAACAGGCCGAGGACGAGGAATTCAAATTCACCACTCCTACAGTGGTTGCGTCTATTCGCGGAACAGAGGGCTACATTGAATTCAACGATCTCGATTCTACTTCAACCATTTTCCTCAATACCGGATCTGCCCTTTTTCAGACTCTTAAAGGCGAAGAAGGAACTATTGTAAACGGCAGAACACTTACGGTTAAGAACGACGGTACTTTTTCTCTCTCTAATTCTACTGCCGAAGATTCGGTCCGGTTTAAGTCTTCAATCCAGACAAATCCAAAACAGATAATTCTGAAGACTCCGGATGGCGATGTTAAAATTGAATATTTACGCAATAAATAA
- a CDS encoding LptF/LptG family permease, with protein MIIVKYILKNHLAPFLFSVFTLIAVFLLQFMMKFADRLVGKGLDTWIIIQLILYNLAWMVVLVVPMAVLVATLMAFGSMSQNNEVAILKSSGVSLYKMMIPPLIASAVIALLLVYFNNNIYPDANHAARLLMEDISRKKPTLSLVPGVFSQEIPNYSILVREIDQNRNELGEVLIYDYTTPPKVNIVTARNGKIYLSKNQKKLIMDLNEGEIHETDNTKESAYRKLRFTRHKIALPAEQFTFEQTAPGGPRGDRELSSSEMIKIVDSLTAIYNKNRSDFEARREPVISGLSDSSSTGIINAEANTNIYTRSQQRIKSDENSLINILNRIDYGKQEINRYWVEIHKKYSLPFACIVFILIGAPLGTMMKRGGFGMAAGISLFFFLLYWAFLIGGEKLADRGLLSPFWGMWSANFLLTFVGIWLMIKSAREKVTISFDWLSKLIPRSWRTSEINNSGDSE; from the coding sequence ATGATAATAGTTAAATACATATTGAAGAACCATCTGGCGCCGTTCCTCTTTTCGGTTTTCACATTAATTGCCGTTTTTCTTCTCCAGTTTATGATGAAATTTGCCGACCGGCTTGTAGGGAAAGGACTTGATACGTGGATAATAATCCAGCTGATACTATACAATCTTGCCTGGATGGTGGTACTTGTAGTTCCAATGGCAGTACTTGTAGCAACGCTAATGGCATTCGGATCGATGTCCCAGAACAATGAGGTAGCCATTCTCAAATCCTCCGGTGTAAGTCTCTACAAGATGATGATCCCACCATTGATAGCGAGCGCAGTAATCGCATTGCTGTTAGTTTATTTCAACAATAATATTTACCCGGATGCAAATCATGCAGCTCGATTGCTGATGGAGGATATCTCGCGTAAGAAACCAACATTGTCCTTAGTTCCCGGAGTTTTTTCGCAGGAGATACCGAATTACTCGATACTCGTAAGGGAGATAGACCAGAACAGGAATGAGCTGGGAGAAGTACTGATCTATGATTATACAACGCCTCCAAAGGTAAATATAGTAACCGCGCGGAACGGGAAAATATATTTATCGAAGAATCAGAAGAAGCTTATAATGGATCTTAACGAGGGTGAAATACACGAGACCGATAATACTAAAGAGTCGGCTTACAGAAAGCTCCGGTTCACAAGACATAAAATAGCCCTGCCGGCAGAACAGTTTACATTTGAGCAGACGGCACCGGGCGGCCCGCGGGGCGACAGGGAATTGAGTTCCTCTGAAATGATAAAAATTGTTGACAGTCTTACCGCTATTTACAATAAAAATAGATCCGATTTCGAAGCCAGACGGGAGCCTGTTATATCCGGATTAAGTGACAGTTCATCAACCGGTATAATAAATGCCGAAGCAAACACAAATATTTACACGCGATCGCAGCAGAGAATTAAATCCGACGAAAATTCATTAATAAATATTTTGAACAGGATTGATTACGGCAAGCAGGAAATTAACCGGTACTGGGTAGAGATCCATAAGAAGTATTCTTTACCTTTTGCCTGCATAGTATTTATTCTGATAGGAGCGCCGCTGGGAACTATGATGAAGCGCGGCGGATTCGGAATGGCCGCGGGTATAAGTCTCTTTTTCTTCCTCCTCTACTGGGCATTTCTGATAGGAGGCGAAAAATTAGCAGACAGAGGTTTACTATCGCCGTTCTGGGGAATGTGGAGCGCGAATTTCCTTCTTACATTTGTTGGAATCTGGCTTATGATAAAAAGCGCGCGGGAGAAGGTAACAATAAGCTTCGACTGGCTTTCAAAACTTATACCTAGATCATGGCGTACTTCTGAAATAAACAATTCCGGGGATTCTGAATAG
- a CDS encoding LptF/LptG family permease, whose translation MKILDRYLIKQFIQTTLFGLLAFTMIFVVIDMMENLDDFIDQNVPSEMILQYYLVFMPEIIRLVIPVAVLLAGLFTAGKMSTLNELTAMKAGGISLYRFIAPFIIVTFFISLLSVYVGGYLVPMANKHKVFIEQTYMKKGIVYFGSNIFFQDTKSRIVTISYYDLSNEQAHQVSIQEFNPSDKTKLIKRTDAFRMKYDSTKSLWTLMNGTVRDITDSTEVMERFIQIDFAGLNFKPEDVIKKQRKPEEMSLAELSDFADEQRRTGNDPTSILIEYQSRIAYAFASLVVVLFGLPISANRRRGGLAIQFGINLLITFIYLVFMKVSQAFGKNGVLDPLITAWMANFIFLAAAVINIKRSIK comes from the coding sequence ATGAAGATCCTGGACAGATACCTGATAAAACAATTCATACAGACTACATTATTCGGCCTGCTGGCTTTTACGATGATATTTGTAGTAATCGATATGATGGAGAACCTGGATGATTTTATCGATCAGAACGTTCCATCGGAGATGATACTTCAGTACTACCTGGTATTCATGCCCGAAATAATCCGGCTTGTAATTCCGGTAGCGGTTCTGCTTGCGGGATTGTTTACAGCCGGCAAAATGTCCACACTCAATGAACTGACCGCGATGAAGGCGGGCGGAATAAGCCTCTACCGTTTTATAGCTCCTTTTATAATTGTCACGTTCTTTATAAGCCTGCTCAGCGTATACGTCGGCGGATATCTGGTTCCGATGGCCAACAAGCATAAAGTATTTATTGAACAGACGTATATGAAGAAAGGAATCGTTTATTTCGGAAGCAACATATTCTTCCAGGATACAAAATCGCGTATAGTAACAATCAGTTATTATGATCTTTCAAACGAGCAGGCGCATCAGGTAAGCATACAGGAGTTCAATCCATCCGATAAAACAAAACTGATAAAACGAACCGACGCGTTCCGGATGAAATACGATTCAACTAAAAGCCTCTGGACACTTATGAACGGAACTGTAAGAGACATTACAGATTCTACAGAAGTAATGGAACGGTTTATACAGATCGATTTTGCCGGATTAAATTTCAAACCTGAAGATGTAATAAAGAAGCAGCGCAAACCCGAGGAGATGTCCCTCGCTGAACTCTCGGACTTTGCCGACGAACAGAGAAGAACCGGTAATGACCCGACATCAATACTGATTGAATACCAGTCGAGAATTGCATATGCGTTTGCGAGTCTGGTGGTAGTTCTATTCGGGCTGCCGATATCGGCCAACCGGCGCCGGGGAGGACTGGCAATTCAATTCGGGATTAACCTGCTGATCACATTCATTTACCTGGTATTTATGAAGGTAAGCCAGGCATTCGGGAAAAACGGTGTACTCGATCCTCTGATAACAGCATGGATGGCTAATTTTATTTTTCTTGCTGCGGCTGTAATCAATATAAAGCGGTCGATCAAATAA
- a CDS encoding CHASE2 domain-containing protein, with protein MTGGRIKFKSLWKSLVFILAASFLTIILTQDLLFTFAPLKELELKLIDSRFSERGKKEIKDSADVVIVEIDQETINQLTPPYNRIPLPRSIYAKLIENLNQVGVRAIGIDVIMSNPDSQSPGGDSLLFESIRKYRNVVVAGKIDESEDFRMENSGYMLSDTSRVKKFYNYENLFFSADSSIGIVQPPADFDFVYRRYIPFRVTGITDSRVPSFGFAVINKVLGLPGFATALVGEYFFELGQKKIPKYDNNSVLINFYGPSRTFNYIKLQDIIDDDSLLTKDEVDYQTEINVWDEYLSDPDMRSRLENKIVLVGSTMPEDRDILAVSFAKGTRKGDNLMHGVEFHANTIQNILWNDHITVQSVESEIILVLILTVIVFIVTSLVRKIKLRIGIFIEIINLLLIVLSVYGLYQLSIYLFINNKFLIVIVSPALALILGYIGSTAYHFIMERQQNVLIKGMFSQYVSKSIVNELLADPDKLKLGGEKKNLSVLFSDIAGFTTFAEKKEPEELVSFINEFLNEMTEIILSNGGTLDKYLGDAVMAFWGAPVEIEDHAYKACLTSLQMQDKLAELRDKWSKEGEPLIRIRIGINTGEVIVGNIGGVKRFDYTVLGDDVNLASRLEGANKEYGSNIMISDSTYQLVKEKVLVRELDIIRVKGKTEPTRVYELISLTGDQKASAAIEQMHEYFQGLELYRNKSFEPAHDYFKRCAEKLGDYPSRVYLNRCEYYLKNPPAENWDGVFEFKTK; from the coding sequence ATGACGGGCGGCAGAATCAAGTTTAAAAGTCTCTGGAAAAGTTTAGTATTTATTCTTGCCGCCTCTTTTCTCACCATAATCCTTACGCAGGATCTCCTTTTTACATTCGCACCTCTCAAAGAACTTGAACTTAAACTGATTGACAGCAGATTCTCCGAAAGGGGAAAAAAAGAAATTAAAGATTCGGCAGATGTTGTGATTGTAGAAATTGATCAGGAAACTATTAATCAATTAACTCCACCTTATAACCGCATTCCTCTGCCCCGCTCAATTTATGCAAAACTGATTGAAAACCTTAATCAGGTGGGAGTCCGGGCAATTGGTATTGATGTTATTATGTCGAATCCCGATTCACAATCTCCCGGTGGTGATTCACTGCTCTTTGAATCAATTAGAAAATACAGGAACGTTGTTGTCGCCGGGAAAATTGATGAATCTGAAGACTTCAGAATGGAAAATTCTGGATATATGCTAAGTGATACAAGCAGAGTTAAAAAATTCTACAATTATGAAAATTTATTCTTCTCTGCAGATAGTTCGATCGGTATTGTTCAACCACCGGCTGATTTCGATTTTGTCTACAGAAGGTATATCCCATTCCGTGTAACCGGTATAACTGATTCCAGAGTACCGTCTTTCGGTTTTGCAGTTATCAATAAAGTATTGGGCTTGCCTGGATTTGCTACTGCTCTCGTTGGTGAATACTTCTTCGAACTGGGTCAAAAGAAAATTCCAAAGTATGATAATAATTCAGTCCTAATTAATTTCTATGGGCCAAGCCGTACGTTTAATTATATAAAGCTTCAGGACATTATTGATGATGATAGCCTTCTAACTAAGGATGAAGTAGATTATCAAACCGAAATTAATGTCTGGGATGAATACCTGTCTGATCCGGATATGCGGAGCCGACTTGAAAATAAAATTGTACTTGTCGGTTCAACTATGCCTGAGGACCGTGATATACTGGCTGTATCCTTTGCAAAAGGGACAAGGAAAGGGGACAACCTGATGCACGGGGTCGAATTCCATGCGAACACCATTCAGAATATCCTTTGGAATGATCATATAACCGTTCAATCCGTAGAAAGTGAAATTATTCTCGTCCTAATATTAACCGTAATTGTATTTATCGTTACTTCGCTGGTAAGAAAAATAAAATTGCGAATCGGTATCTTCATCGAAATTATTAACCTGCTTTTAATTGTCCTTTCTGTGTATGGACTTTACCAGTTGAGCATTTATCTCTTCATTAACAATAAGTTTCTGATTGTAATTGTAAGCCCCGCACTTGCACTTATACTCGGCTATATTGGAAGTACCGCGTACCATTTTATTATGGAACGTCAGCAGAATGTGCTTATTAAAGGAATGTTCAGTCAGTATGTAAGTAAATCGATTGTAAATGAATTGCTCGCAGATCCGGATAAATTAAAACTCGGCGGCGAGAAGAAAAATCTTTCCGTCCTCTTCAGCGATATTGCCGGATTCACAACCTTTGCAGAAAAGAAAGAACCCGAAGAACTCGTTAGTTTCATAAATGAATTTCTGAACGAGATGACGGAAATAATCCTGTCGAACGGAGGAACTCTCGATAAGTATCTCGGCGATGCCGTAATGGCTTTCTGGGGCGCGCCGGTTGAAATTGAAGACCACGCTTACAAAGCATGCCTTACATCTCTTCAGATGCAGGATAAACTTGCAGAACTCAGGGATAAGTGGTCTAAAGAAGGCGAGCCGCTTATCCGTATCCGTATCGGAATTAATACAGGTGAGGTAATTGTCGGAAATATCGGCGGCGTTAAACGTTTCGATTATACAGTTCTTGGCGACGATGTAAACCTTGCCTCCCGCCTTGAAGGTGCCAACAAGGAATACGGCTCTAACATTATGATTAGCGATTCAACGTATCAGCTCGTTAAAGAGAAGGTACTTGTAAGAGAACTCGATATTATCCGCGTAAAAGGGAAGACCGAGCCGACACGTGTATACGAACTGATCAGCTTAACAGGGGATCAGAAGGCCTCCGCCGCTATTGAGCAGATGCATGAATACTTCCAGGGCCTCGAACTCTACCGCAATAAAAGTTTTGAACCTGCTCACGATTATTTTAAAAGATGCGCTGAAAAACTGGGGGACTATCCTTCAAGAGTCTATTTGAACCGTTGTGAATATTATCTGAAGAATCCTCCTGCGGAAAACTGGGACGGGGTGTTCGAATTCAAAACCAAATAA
- a CDS encoding dipeptidase has product MDSVISFIKSNTGNYINELMDYIRIPSISTLESHKNEMQRCAEFVSGKLKAAGMNRTEIFQTDGHPIVYGEWLGAPGKPTVLIYGHYDVQPVDPIELWNNPPFEPVIKDGKIWARGANDDKGQAFVHFKSVEAFYKTKGELPLNVKFIIEGEEEIGSANLTKFLSTHQELLKCDAILISDTNMFQPGVPTITYGLRGLLYMEVEVTGPNRDLHSGSFGGSVANPINELAKIISKLQDKNGKATIPNFYKDVMKLTKEERENFRRLKHSDKNFAKELDVKELQGEKGFSTLERIWVRPTLDCNGIVGGFTEKGAKTVLPSKATAKISMRLVPNQDPKKIAKEFEKHIKKLAPRSIKVEVRNLHYGYPVVAPLGGAAIKAAAVAASKAFGKKTVYTREGGSIPVVVNFMKELNAPAVLMGLGLDSDNIHSPNEHFRIENFEKGILSSAYFLDEFSKV; this is encoded by the coding sequence GTGGATTCCGTTATTAGTTTTATCAAGTCGAACACCGGAAATTATATTAACGAATTAATGGATTACATTAGGATTCCGAGTATAAGTACTCTTGAATCTCACAAAAACGAAATGCAGAGATGCGCAGAATTCGTTTCCGGTAAGCTTAAAGCTGCCGGCATGAATCGTACTGAAATTTTTCAGACAGATGGGCATCCGATTGTTTACGGTGAATGGCTCGGCGCTCCGGGTAAACCGACTGTTCTTATCTACGGTCATTACGATGTCCAGCCGGTTGATCCAATTGAACTCTGGAATAATCCTCCTTTCGAACCGGTTATTAAGGACGGAAAAATCTGGGCCCGCGGCGCTAACGACGATAAAGGCCAGGCATTCGTTCATTTTAAAAGTGTTGAGGCATTTTACAAAACTAAAGGTGAACTTCCGCTGAATGTTAAATTTATTATTGAAGGGGAAGAGGAAATCGGCAGCGCCAATCTCACAAAATTCCTTTCGACTCATCAGGAACTATTAAAGTGCGATGCGATTCTTATCTCCGATACAAATATGTTTCAGCCGGGCGTGCCTACAATAACTTACGGACTCCGCGGATTACTCTATATGGAGGTTGAAGTAACCGGACCTAACCGGGATCTTCACTCGGGCAGCTTCGGCGGATCTGTGGCAAACCCTATTAATGAACTCGCCAAAATTATTTCTAAGCTGCAGGATAAAAACGGCAAAGCTACAATTCCGAATTTCTATAAAGATGTAATGAAATTGACTAAAGAGGAGAGGGAAAACTTCAGGAGGCTCAAACATTCCGATAAAAATTTCGCTAAGGAATTGGATGTAAAGGAACTTCAGGGCGAGAAAGGATTTTCTACACTCGAAAGAATATGGGTCCGTCCTACTCTCGATTGCAACGGAATCGTCGGAGGTTTTACTGAAAAAGGTGCCAAGACCGTTCTGCCTTCCAAAGCAACTGCAAAAATTAGCATGCGGCTTGTGCCTAATCAGGATCCCAAAAAAATCGCTAAAGAATTCGAAAAGCATATTAAAAAACTCGCACCGCGCAGCATTAAGGTCGAAGTTAGAAATCTTCATTACGGCTACCCGGTTGTTGCACCCCTGGGTGGAGCCGCTATTAAAGCCGCTGCTGTCGCTGCTTCAAAAGCCTTCGGAAAGAAAACTGTCTATACGCGCGAAGGCGGATCGATTCCGGTTGTCGTTAACTTTATGAAAGAACTCAATGCACCCGCTGTTCTTATGGGATTGGGGCTCGATAGCGATAATATCCATTCCCCTAACGAACATTTTAGAATAGAAAATTTTGAGAAGGGGATTCTAAGTTCTGCTTACTTCCTGGATGAATTCTCGAAAGTTTAA
- a CDS encoding adenosine deaminase: protein MKTEEIIRNVPKVLLHDHLDGGLRPETIIDLAKEMKYTKLPTTDPGELAEWFHRGANKGNLVEYLQGFEHTCAVMQTKDSLTRVAYEMMEDMKSDGVCYVETRFAPVFHTSKGLYHEDIIQAVLEGLEKGKKDFGVGFGLILCGMRNMKNTLEIAELAVDFRNQGVVGFDLAGEEGGYPPKKHLDAFQYIKQKNFNITIHAGEAFGKDSIWQAIQLCGALRIGHATRLIEDMAFDKDGNIVALGELSQYILDTRLPMEICLLSNVHTGAVDKLENHPFIKYYREKFRVFLNTDDKLMSDTTLTKEYLTAIEMFGLNLDDVEKLNINAMKSSFIPYKERLHYIYNVIKPGYNSMREKLLSLKV, encoded by the coding sequence TTGAAAACCGAAGAGATAATCAGAAACGTACCAAAAGTTCTGCTGCATGATCATCTGGACGGGGGCCTTCGCCCGGAAACAATAATCGATCTGGCAAAGGAAATGAAGTATACAAAACTTCCAACAACAGATCCCGGGGAGCTGGCCGAGTGGTTCCACCGCGGGGCCAATAAAGGAAATCTTGTAGAATACCTTCAAGGATTCGAACATACATGTGCAGTTATGCAGACAAAGGATTCGCTAACCAGAGTAGCATATGAGATGATGGAGGACATGAAAAGCGACGGAGTCTGTTATGTGGAGACCCGGTTTGCCCCGGTATTTCATACTTCGAAAGGATTATATCACGAAGATATTATCCAGGCAGTTCTGGAAGGATTAGAGAAAGGGAAAAAAGATTTTGGAGTTGGCTTCGGACTGATCCTGTGCGGTATGAGAAATATGAAAAATACATTAGAGATTGCCGAACTGGCCGTTGATTTCAGGAACCAGGGTGTAGTAGGATTTGATCTGGCCGGAGAAGAAGGCGGTTATCCCCCTAAAAAGCATCTAGATGCGTTTCAGTATATAAAACAGAAGAACTTTAACATTACTATTCATGCTGGTGAAGCATTCGGTAAGGACTCGATCTGGCAGGCAATACAGCTCTGCGGCGCTCTAAGAATCGGGCATGCCACCCGTCTCATTGAGGACATGGCTTTCGATAAGGACGGAAATATTGTGGCCCTTGGAGAGCTTTCACAATACATATTGGATACAAGACTCCCAATGGAGATTTGCCTTCTAAGCAATGTTCATACTGGGGCGGTCGATAAACTTGAGAATCATCCTTTCATAAAATATTACAGGGAAAAGTTCAGAGTATTCCTTAACACCGATGATAAACTGATGAGCGATACAACCCTGACAAAAGAATATCTGACGGCAATTGAAATGTTCGGATTAAACCTGGACGATGTGGAAAAACTTAATATAAACGCGATGAAATCCTCATTCATTCCTTATAAAGAGAGGCTTCATTATATCTACAATGTAATTAAACCCGGTTACAACAGTATGAGGGAAAAACTCCTTTCACTAAAAGTCTGA